From one Candidatus Eisenbacteria bacterium genomic stretch:
- the rplK gene encoding 50S ribosomal protein L11 yields MAKPVQAMVKLQCNAGNATPAPPVGPALGQHGINIMEFCKQFNARTQHQTGLVIPVVITIYNDRSFTFITKTPPAAILLKRAAGLAKGSGVPNRTKVGKVSRTQVREIAELKAPDLNSATVDAAERMVMGTARSMGIEIAD; encoded by the coding sequence ATGGCGAAGCCAGTACAAGCGATGGTGAAGTTGCAGTGCAATGCCGGCAATGCCACTCCAGCACCGCCCGTGGGGCCGGCGCTGGGGCAGCATGGAATCAACATCATGGAGTTCTGCAAGCAATTCAACGCCCGGACCCAGCATCAGACGGGTCTGGTGATTCCGGTCGTGATCACGATCTACAACGATCGGTCGTTCACGTTCATCACCAAGACGCCGCCCGCGGCAATTCTGCTGAAGAGGGCGGCGGGTCTTGCCAAGGGCTCGGGCGTACCCAACCGCACCAAGGTCGGCAAGGTGTCGCGGACGCAGGTGCGCGAGATCGCCGAGCTCAAGGCGCCCGATCTCAATTCCGCCACGGTGGATGCCGCCGAGCGGATGGTGATGGGGACGGCCCGCAGCATGGGTATCGAGATCGCCGACTAA
- the rplA gene encoding 50S ribosomal protein L1, which yields MMKHGKRYRAASELTTKAGPVKDLAEAVKLVKQTARAKFDETIVVSSHLGVDPRHSDQLVRGTVVLPHGTGKSLRVLVLCKGDREKEAEAAGADFVGADEYVKKIQDGWLEVDAIVATPDLMGEVGKLGRVLGPRGLMPNPKSGTVTFDVAKAVKELKAGKIEFRVDKGSNVHAPVGKASFDQEKLLENASVFLRELVRAKPAAAKGTYIKSLTLSATMGPGIVLDPTAVTASLSR from the coding sequence ATGATGAAGCACGGCAAGCGATATCGAGCGGCGTCCGAGCTGACCACCAAAGCCGGTCCGGTCAAGGATCTGGCCGAAGCGGTGAAGCTGGTCAAGCAGACGGCGCGCGCCAAGTTCGACGAGACCATCGTGGTCTCTTCTCACCTCGGCGTCGACCCGCGGCACTCGGACCAGCTGGTCCGCGGCACGGTGGTGCTGCCCCACGGCACCGGAAAGAGCCTGAGGGTGCTGGTGCTCTGCAAGGGCGACCGTGAGAAGGAGGCCGAGGCGGCGGGCGCGGACTTCGTGGGAGCGGACGAATACGTGAAGAAGATCCAGGACGGCTGGCTCGAGGTGGACGCCATCGTGGCGACGCCCGACCTGATGGGCGAGGTGGGCAAGCTCGGACGCGTGCTGGGTCCGCGAGGGCTCATGCCCAATCCCAAGAGCGGCACGGTGACGTTCGACGTGGCCAAGGCCGTCAAGGAGCTCAAGGCGGGCAAGATCGAATTCAGAGTGGACAAGGGGTCGAACGTGCACGCGCCCGTCGGCAAGGCGTCGTTCGACCAGGAGAAGCTGCTCGAGAACGCGTCGGTGTTCCTGCGCGAGCTGGTGCGCGCCAAGCCGGCGGCCGCCAAGGGCACGTACATCAAGTCATTGACCCTGAGCGCGACGATGGGTCCCGGAATCGTGCTCGATCCGACGGCCGTGACGGCCTCGTTGAGCCGATAG
- the rplJ gene encoding 50S ribosomal protein L10: MPTAEKQRIIEDTSARLEGVRGVFLADFSGMTVEKISLLRKQCREQQIQFHVVKNTLLKRALNAQGISALDEHLNGPTGVVFSPVNELAPAKILVDFAKAHERPRVKAAFVDGRLFDQKSVGVLATLPSREVLLSQVLSTFIAPMTQFLAAIEATLRLPATMADVLEREKSKTA; the protein is encoded by the coding sequence ATGCCCACCGCCGAAAAGCAGCGGATCATCGAGGACACGTCCGCGCGCCTCGAAGGCGTCCGCGGGGTGTTCCTCGCGGACTTCAGCGGCATGACCGTGGAGAAGATCTCGCTGCTCCGCAAACAGTGCCGGGAGCAGCAGATCCAGTTCCACGTGGTCAAGAACACTTTGCTCAAGCGCGCGCTCAATGCCCAGGGAATCTCCGCGCTCGACGAGCACCTGAACGGACCGACCGGCGTCGTGTTCAGCCCGGTCAATGAGTTGGCGCCCGCCAAGATCCTGGTGGATTTCGCCAAGGCCCACGAGCGTCCGCGCGTCAAGGCGGCCTTCGTGGACGGACGGTTGTTCGACCAGAAGTCGGTTGGCGTGCTGGCGACGCTGCCGAGCCGCGAAGTGCTGCTCTCGCAGGTACTGAGCACCTTCATCGCGCCGATGACGCAGTTCCTGGCCGCGATCGAAGCCACGCTGCGGCTGCCCGCCACGATGGCGGACGTTCTGGAGCGGGAAAAGAGCAAGACCGCGTGA
- the rplL gene encoding 50S ribosomal protein L7/L12 produces the protein MATAIDQVLDLIGNMTVMELAELKKQYEEKFGVTAAAPMMAMPMGGMAGGGAAAVEEKTEFDVVLTSAGDKKIQVIKVVRELTGLGLKEAKDLVDGAPKTVKDKVTKQEAADMKAKLEEQGASVEIK, from the coding sequence ATGGCGACCGCGATTGATCAGGTGCTCGACCTCATCGGCAACATGACGGTGATGGAGCTGGCCGAGCTCAAGAAGCAATACGAAGAGAAGTTCGGCGTCACCGCCGCCGCGCCCATGATGGCGATGCCGATGGGCGGCATGGCGGGAGGCGGCGCGGCCGCCGTGGAAGAGAAGACGGAGTTCGACGTCGTTCTCACGAGCGCCGGCGACAAGAAGATCCAGGTCATCAAGGTCGTGCGCGAGCTGACCGGGCTTGGACTCAAGGAAGCCAAGGACCTGGTCGACGGCGCGCCCAAGACGGTCAAGGACAAGGTGACGAAGCAAGAGGCCGCCGACATGAAGGCCAAGCTCGAGGAGCAGGGCGCCTCCGTCGAGATCAAGTAA
- the rpoB gene encoding DNA-directed RNA polymerase subunit beta, translating to MKTTRRKDRKSFSKIDREWNLQIPNLLEVQLKSFRDFLQMETDPMRRRNEGLQEVFTGVFPISDPRELFELAFVAYDIGEPKYSMDECVERDLTFSAPLKARLRLITREEVDGVRRDKDVIEQEVYLGELPLITESGTFIINGAERVIVSQLHRSPGVFFDELTHPNGKQLFSARIIPYRGSWVEFSLDVNDIMHVHIDRKRKLPVTVLLRALGFVSDREILDLFHERETLDVRGKKVEGALGRICAQDLVDEATGEILLEANDEITPEKVEVIKRAGLENLEVYIIPKQDEADVVRNTLRKDPTRSQEEALHRIYSLLRPGEPPRADSAREILNKLFFNPKRYDLARVGRYKLNQKLPHEFLLPGREVRRSLGLGIPDLNHTTLCREDFIVIVKYLLMLRTGGDMVTDRGADPAVTDDIDHLGNRRVRSVGELLANQFNIGLARMARIIRERMSLQDQENVTPTDLVNARTISAVVQSFFGSSQLSQFMDQTNPLAELTNKRRLSALGPGGLTRDRAGFEVRDVHYTHYGRMCPIETPEGPNIGLISSLSTYARVNEFGFLETPYFRVQDGTLDRKKPEFLAADVEDRSHIAPANTPFDKRTGGLSDPSLTVRFRGEYPTIDKTEVEYMDVSPIQLVSPAAALIPFLEHDDANRALMGSNMQRQAVPLLETESPLVGTGLEDKVAQDSGALVLARRSGVVEFVSGEMIAIRYERDAEEVAVDYSEQPNLDIYRLTKFRRSNQDTCLNQRPIVTEGQKVKKGQVIADGPATKEGELALGRNVLCAFMPWGGYNFEDAILVSEKLIKDDVFTSIHIEEFELQVRDTKRGVEEITREIPNVSEEAVKNLDEEGIIRIGARVRQGDILVGKVTPKGEQELSPEERLLKAIFGDKAGDVRDASLKAPPGMDGIVIDIKVFSRREKDEGTKQQEKKKIDKLRRESKKERERIADVRLATVAELLDEQLVNVMRSASTGEPVARKGRKFTREFLAEIDLDDVAWGTPVTEDARLNERFWAAMDGAQSAFTRCEKELEKEIEKVTRGDELPPGVVKLVKVYIAKKRKLSVGDKMAGRHGNKGVVAKILPEEDLPYMPDGTPIEIVLNPLGVPSRMNIGQVLETHLGWAAHQLGYNCATPVFAGATVDEIKSELTEAGLPTDGKTELYDGRIGEAFDERVTVGYIYMMKLSHLVDDKIHARSTGPYSLVTQQPLGGKAQFGGQRFGEMEVWALEAYGAAYTLQELLTVKSDDVSGRSRIYEAIVKGENPPEPGVPESFNVLVKELQSLCLEVQFEEV from the coding sequence TTGAAGACGACACGTCGGAAGGATCGCAAGAGCTTCAGCAAGATCGACCGCGAATGGAATCTCCAGATTCCCAATCTGCTCGAAGTCCAGCTCAAGAGCTTCCGGGACTTCCTGCAGATGGAGACCGACCCGATGCGGCGCCGCAACGAGGGCCTGCAGGAGGTCTTCACCGGGGTCTTTCCCATCAGCGACCCGCGCGAGCTGTTCGAGCTCGCGTTCGTGGCCTACGACATCGGCGAGCCCAAGTACTCGATGGATGAGTGCGTCGAGCGCGACCTCACCTTCTCGGCGCCGCTCAAGGCGCGGCTTCGGCTCATCACGCGCGAGGAAGTGGACGGTGTCCGGCGCGACAAGGACGTGATCGAGCAGGAGGTCTACCTGGGTGAGCTGCCGCTCATCACCGAGAGCGGCACGTTCATCATCAACGGAGCGGAGCGCGTCATCGTGTCGCAGCTCCACCGCTCGCCCGGCGTGTTCTTCGACGAGCTCACCCACCCGAACGGCAAGCAGTTGTTCTCGGCGCGGATCATTCCCTACCGCGGCTCGTGGGTGGAGTTCAGCCTCGACGTCAACGACATCATGCACGTGCACATCGACCGCAAGCGGAAGCTGCCGGTCACCGTGCTGCTGCGCGCGCTCGGATTCGTGAGCGACCGCGAGATCCTCGACCTGTTCCACGAGCGCGAGACGCTCGACGTGCGGGGCAAGAAGGTCGAAGGCGCCCTGGGACGCATCTGCGCCCAGGACCTGGTCGATGAGGCCACCGGCGAGATCCTGCTCGAGGCCAACGACGAGATCACGCCTGAGAAGGTGGAGGTCATCAAGCGCGCGGGTCTCGAGAACCTCGAGGTCTACATCATCCCGAAGCAGGATGAGGCGGACGTCGTTCGCAACACCCTGCGCAAGGACCCAACGCGCTCGCAGGAAGAGGCGCTGCACCGCATCTACAGTCTGCTGCGTCCCGGCGAGCCGCCGCGCGCCGATTCGGCCCGCGAGATCCTCAACAAGCTGTTCTTCAATCCCAAACGCTACGACCTGGCGCGGGTCGGGCGGTACAAGCTCAACCAGAAGCTGCCGCACGAATTCCTGCTGCCGGGACGCGAAGTGCGCCGCAGCCTCGGCCTGGGGATTCCCGATCTCAACCACACCACGCTCTGCCGCGAGGACTTCATCGTCATCGTGAAGTACCTGCTCATGCTGCGGACGGGCGGGGACATGGTGACCGATCGCGGCGCGGACCCCGCGGTGACGGACGATATCGACCATCTCGGCAACCGCCGCGTGCGCTCGGTGGGCGAGCTGCTGGCCAACCAATTCAACATCGGCCTGGCCCGCATGGCCCGCATCATCCGGGAGCGCATGTCGCTTCAGGACCAGGAGAACGTGACGCCCACGGACCTGGTCAACGCCCGCACCATCTCGGCCGTGGTCCAGAGCTTCTTCGGGAGCTCGCAGCTTTCGCAGTTCATGGACCAGACCAATCCGCTGGCGGAGCTCACCAACAAGCGTCGTCTCTCGGCGCTCGGCCCCGGCGGGCTGACGCGCGATCGCGCCGGCTTCGAGGTGCGCGACGTGCATTACACGCACTACGGACGGATGTGCCCGATCGAGACGCCGGAAGGGCCGAACATCGGTCTCATCTCGTCGCTCTCGACGTACGCGCGGGTGAACGAGTTCGGCTTCCTCGAGACGCCGTACTTCCGCGTGCAGGACGGCACGCTGGACCGCAAGAAGCCGGAGTTCCTCGCGGCTGACGTCGAGGACCGCTCGCACATCGCTCCGGCCAACACGCCGTTCGACAAGCGCACGGGTGGGCTGTCCGATCCCTCGCTCACGGTGAGGTTCCGCGGCGAGTACCCGACCATCGACAAGACCGAGGTCGAGTACATGGACGTTTCGCCCATCCAGCTGGTTTCGCCGGCCGCGGCCCTCATTCCGTTCCTCGAGCATGACGACGCCAACCGCGCGCTGATGGGCTCCAACATGCAGCGCCAGGCCGTGCCGCTGCTCGAGACGGAGTCGCCGCTGGTCGGAACCGGTCTCGAAGACAAGGTCGCCCAGGATTCGGGCGCCCTGGTGCTGGCCAGGCGCTCGGGTGTCGTGGAGTTCGTATCGGGCGAGATGATCGCGATTCGCTACGAGCGGGATGCCGAAGAGGTCGCGGTCGACTACAGCGAGCAGCCGAACCTCGACATCTACCGGCTCACCAAGTTCCGGCGCTCGAACCAGGACACCTGCCTGAACCAGCGGCCGATCGTGACCGAAGGACAGAAGGTCAAGAAGGGCCAGGTGATCGCCGATGGTCCGGCCACGAAGGAAGGCGAGCTGGCGCTCGGGCGCAACGTGCTGTGCGCGTTCATGCCCTGGGGCGGCTACAACTTCGAGGACGCCATCCTGGTGAGCGAGAAGCTCATCAAGGACGACGTGTTCACCTCGATCCACATCGAGGAGTTCGAGCTGCAGGTCCGTGACACCAAGCGCGGCGTGGAAGAGATCACCCGCGAGATCCCCAACGTGTCCGAGGAGGCGGTCAAGAACCTCGACGAGGAAGGCATCATTCGCATCGGCGCCCGCGTGCGCCAGGGCGACATCCTGGTCGGCAAGGTCACGCCGAAAGGCGAGCAGGAGCTGTCTCCGGAAGAGCGGCTGCTCAAAGCGATCTTCGGCGACAAGGCCGGCGACGTGCGCGATGCCTCGCTCAAGGCGCCGCCCGGGATGGACGGCATCGTCATCGACATCAAGGTCTTCTCACGCCGCGAGAAGGACGAAGGCACCAAGCAGCAGGAGAAGAAGAAGATCGACAAGCTGCGCCGCGAGAGCAAGAAGGAGCGCGAGCGCATCGCCGACGTTCGTCTGGCGACCGTCGCCGAGCTGCTCGACGAGCAGCTGGTGAACGTCATGCGCAGCGCCTCGACCGGAGAGCCGGTGGCCCGGAAGGGCCGCAAGTTCACGCGCGAGTTCCTCGCCGAGATCGACCTCGACGACGTCGCCTGGGGAACTCCGGTCACCGAGGACGCCCGGCTCAACGAGCGGTTCTGGGCGGCGATGGACGGCGCGCAGTCGGCGTTCACGCGCTGCGAGAAGGAGCTGGAAAAGGAGATCGAGAAGGTCACCCGCGGCGACGAGCTGCCGCCGGGGGTGGTCAAGCTGGTGAAGGTCTACATCGCCAAGAAGCGCAAGCTCTCGGTGGGCGACAAGATGGCTGGACGGCACGGCAACAAGGGCGTGGTCGCCAAGATCCTGCCCGAGGAAGACCTGCCGTACATGCCGGATGGCACGCCGATCGAGATCGTCCTCAATCCACTGGGCGTGCCCTCACGGATGAACATCGGCCAGGTGCTCGAGACGCACCTCGGCTGGGCCGCGCACCAGCTGGGCTACAACTGCGCGACGCCGGTGTTCGCCGGCGCGACGGTCGACGAGATCAAGTCAGAGCTGACCGAAGCGGGCCTGCCGACCGATGGCAAGACCGAGCTGTACGACGGCCGGATCGGCGAGGCCTTCGACGAGCGCGTCACCGTGGGCTACATCTACATGATGAAGCTCAGTCACCTGGTCGACGACAAGATCCACGCGCGCTCGACCGGTCCCTACTCCCTGGTCACCCAGCAGCCGCTCGGAGGCAAGGCCCAGTTCGGCGGCCAGCGCTTCGGCGAAATGGAGGTGTGGGCGCTCGAAGCCTATGGCGCCGCGTACACGCTCCAGGAGCTGCTGACCGTCAAGAGTGACGACGTGTCGGGACGATCCCGGATCTATGAGGCAATCGTGAAGGGGGAGAACCCTCCGGAGCCGGGCGTGCCCGAATCATTCAACGTTCTCGTGAAGGAATTGCAGAGTCTCTGCCTGGAAGTGCAGTTCGAAGAAGTGTGA